Within the Catalinimonas niigatensis genome, the region TTGTCGTCTATCTGTCTGGCTATGTCAGGATCACAGGACATCCACCAATCTTGTATACCTGACTCATCCCCTACATCTTCCCCTGTATTGGCATTGACATGTCTTAGAACCAGAATAAAATTATCACTTTCTTCCTCCATATGGGACAAGGCATATATAGTATTTTTTGCTTCCTGAGGATGTGGAGTAACTACCACAGGTAGAAGGTCGCTTTCTTCGTTCTCCCAGTTAATCCTGACCCAGTACAAGCCGGGCTCATATTGGCCTGTCACATTTCCTGATTCACTAATGTCCATGGTAGTTTTGTCCTCTGCTGGTACAAATGTGGCAGAATCAGTGGTTTCAATAGAAAAGTTGATTCCCTCTGCATGATATTCCGTGTAGAAAATTCCCTCACTAAATTCCTCAGAAGCAATGTAATGATCAGGCTCATTATCTTCTTCTTCGCAGGCTATCAGCAGAAAGAAGAGCATAAAAAATGGTAATAAGGATTTGATAGACATAATCTTTTGATGTGTAGTG harbors:
- a CDS encoding histidine phosphatase family protein, with the translated sequence MSIKSLLPFFMLFFLLIACEEEDNEPDHYIASEEFSEGIFYTEYHAEGINFSIETTDSATFVPAEDKTTMDISESGNVTGQYEPGLYWVRINWENEESDLLPVVVTPHPQEAKNTIYALSHMEEESDNFILVLRHVNANTGEDVGDESGIQDWWMSCDPDIARQIDDNGKYKAKTIGNNITKVKMPVSLGISSEFCRAKQTFEFMGVEFPVQIDGRLNHHTHNVSPNSTYQNLEDIIIENPQESGVLLIVGHSNLLDDNPYSDLIGDLNMADGFLMKREGEQINFVGAVPFWYWSLLCDCLQRIKGVQ